In the genome of Pseudomonas sp. B33.4, the window GGGCTGCAGCATTATCAACGATCACGGCTGTGCCGAAGCCTTGCGAAATATCAATGGCCTGCCCAAGCGCGGCTCTTTTCTGAAGCAGCTCTTCGCGGCAGGCGATCACTCGATGGTCGGCAGCTACATCCCCGGCTGCTGGGCCAGCCTGCGCCGCTGGCAGGAGGCGCAGCAGCTCAAACGCTCTTTGGTCACACCCCGGGAGTTCGAATGGGTCAGCGGCGCATTGGAAAATATCAGAAAGCAACTGCGTGCCGTTGAGCGCGAGATCCAGGCCCACCCCAGCGCCTATGTCCGCCACCAGGAAAGAAATCACAAGACCACGGTTCTCAACAACGAAATAGACAAAATCAAAATGACCCATGACCGCCTGGTCGCTCTGCGCGGCCAGCGCGTCACCGAAGCCGACGTTTACGGCAGCTATGCCGACCAGCCCGAGTGGGTGCAGGAAAACCTGGTGCGCTGGAACGCTCACCCGGAAAACCTCGTCCAGGAACAACTGGCGATGATTCCGACAGCCGCCGAAGACCACGATGCCGCCATCGCCGCAATGACCAGTGGCCATGCGGTTGGCGCGCCGTTTCAGCTGGATATTGATTCGATTGTGTAGCGGCTAAACAACGCGCGGACAAATCTTGGCTATGCCAGAATCCAACGCCCACAGAATCTGCACCCTCTACAACGGCTGGTAAGGAGCTTCACCTCATGGAATTGAAAACCCTATTTTTCGCAGCACTTATTTGGCTGCCAATCACCCAAGCATCAGCAGACACCCCCTCACTGGACGGCCATTACTACCTGTCCGGCGCCATGGAAATGGGCGCCGAATTGCTGCTGCGCAAGGACGGTACTTTTGATGCGGGCGTGGCGTACGGCAGTGCTGACGGTTTTGCCAAAGGCACTTGGCAAGTGGACAAGGAAATACTGACGCTGAAAAGTGCAACCAAGCCTGCTTCCGATAACGATTTGTCTGTCCTGTTCGAGGATCTGCAATTGGCTATTGAGCCAAACTGCCTGGCCGTGGACTTCGGCAACGGCAAGGCCTGCTTCCGGCGTCAATAAGCCGATTTACAGCCACAAAAAATGGGCACCCGACCGCAATCGGTGTGCCCATTTTTTATTACGATGTTCCCCCGCTATTCAGGGGATCCGCCGCTTATGGATTGACGCTGTCTTTCAACGATTTGCCTGGCTTGAACGCAACGGTGTTGCTGGCCTTGATTTTGACCGGTTCACCGGTCTGCGGGTTTTTGCCGGTGCGGGCGCCGCGGTGGCGTTGCAGGAAGGTGCCGAAGCCGACCAGCGTCACGCTGTCCTTGCGGTGCAGAGCGCCGGTGATTTCTTCGAGA includes:
- a CDS encoding HU family DNA-binding protein, with protein sequence MRKPELAAAIAEKADLTKEQANRVLNAVLEEITGALHRKDSVTLVGFGTFLQRHRGARTGKNPQTGEPVKIKASNTVAFKPGKSLKDSVNP